The Deltaproteobacteria bacterium HGW-Deltaproteobacteria-4 genome includes the window TGATTCGGTGGCCGCTGTCAATAAAGCCGGACTCGAAGCGCAGATGACGCATATCTCCACCGGCGGCGGAGCCAGTCTTGAATTCCTGGAAGGGAAAGAACTCCCCGGGGTCACTGCCCTCAATGATAAGTAACGGTATCGAACCGACATAAAGGACAGACCTCATGCGTACACCGATTATCGCCGGCAACTGGAAGCTGCACAAAACGATTTCCGAAGGACGGGAACTGGTAAAAAAACTCAAGGAAGACCTTGCCGATATCAGTGATCGAGAGATCATTATCGCCCCGGTCTTTACTTCTCTCGCACCGTTGGCTGTTGAATTAGCAGGGAGCAACATTCAACTGGCAGCGCAAAACTGCCATCCGGCCGAGAGCGGGGCCTTTACCGGTGAAGTCTCAACCCTGTTCCTCAAAGATGCCGGCTGCACCTCCGTCATTGTCGGACACTCCGAACGGCGGCAGCTCTTCGGCGAAACAGATGCCTTTATCAATGCCAAGATCAAAGCTGTTCTTGCTGCCGGCATGCAGGCGATCTTCTGCATCGGCGAGACTCTGGCAGAACGGGAGTCCGGCG containing:
- a CDS encoding triose-phosphate isomerase, producing the protein MRTPIIAGNWKLHKTISEGRELVKKLKEDLADISDREIIIAPVFTSLAPLAVELAGSNIQLAAQNCHPAESGAFTGEVSTLFLKDAGCTSVIVGHSERRQLFGETDAFINAKIKAVLAAGMQAIFCIGETLAERESGEMFDVLTRQVREGLSGLDSTAMSNVIIAYEPVWAIGTGKVASVDEAQDAHVFIRGLISGLFVGKIEEQMRILYGGSVKPENIDGLMAQEDIDGVLVGGASLKADDFIRIVRFTRL